One window from the genome of Candidatus Zixiibacteriota bacterium encodes:
- a CDS encoding thrombospondin type 3 repeat-containing protein produces the protein MRSRLLRAVVRCLLAVALAIAGAAGGLQADPSGSSPEPISRPAADLSDTQAGGGRYECPGCDYVSYCGSAAYIYRLPSRSAATRAAVRFDVASFGNPGELALGAVQLALYPSLMTGQPGLRVYVYADNGSGYPGALLDSTEVPYDSLPTTLAWVTVPLGALDVGFEMDQSFHIGLGAIGGDGDTLVLVTDSGDGPSAGEHRSTVYDGDQWESLYALSGGQADYCFLVQVSRCDPTQLPTALYVPSEYPTIAEALAAAHYCDTVVIEDGIYTIDSTNWMVWNRMPMMVRSANGPEHTIVQVALANYPPAILIQASDTLPTVEGLGFRAAPGWQGVGINVSYYGPTIRNCVFQGDLQAGIVAEFAYVKVVDCRFLGVQQGVACDHGRNVRMEGCTFYGCGFAGGGHGSYIDVRRCIAAYGGMTFSSDECGGYGGQWVECSDLYGNTVDWPPAIERYRTWLGNMTRPPIFCDTAAGNLDIDELSPCAPESPFNTCGVLIGAGQPACRVCDDGDGDGYCAELDNCPAAYNPAQTDSDGDGSGDLCDVCPEDSLNDGDGDGLCAQEDNCPLAHNPGQEDEDVDGAGDACDNCLGLPNPEQGDLDRDGTGDACDACTDSDGDGYGNPGYAANECPDDNCPELSNPDQTDVDGDGIGDACDWCIDSDGDGFADPGYSTEYCGADNCPGVANADQADGDGDGVGDVCDNCPAAGNPGQADGDGDGIGDACDNCPALPNAEQANADGDTLGDLCDACPNDPDNDADEDLFCADADNCPAVPNPDQADFDGDGVGDACCCMLRGDCTGDGTVAVSDLTFAIAYLFRGGVSAGCPAHMDVNGDGSPAVSDLTLLIGYLFRGGPVPAACP, from the coding sequence ATGCGCTCTCGCTTATTAAGAGCGGTCGTCCGCTGTTTGCTGGCCGTGGCCCTCGCCATTGCCGGAGCGGCCGGAGGACTGCAGGCAGACCCCTCCGGGAGTAGTCCTGAGCCGATCTCCCGGCCGGCAGCCGATCTGTCGGACACGCAGGCGGGCGGCGGCCGCTATGAGTGTCCGGGGTGCGACTACGTGTCGTACTGCGGATCGGCCGCGTATATCTACCGCTTGCCGAGCCGGTCGGCCGCCACGCGGGCCGCAGTGCGGTTCGACGTCGCCAGTTTCGGCAATCCGGGCGAACTGGCGCTCGGCGCCGTTCAGCTCGCGCTCTATCCTTCGCTCATGACCGGGCAGCCGGGACTGCGCGTCTACGTGTACGCGGACAACGGCTCCGGATACCCCGGCGCGCTGCTCGATTCGACCGAGGTGCCGTACGATTCGCTCCCGACAACACTCGCCTGGGTAACGGTGCCGCTGGGGGCGCTGGATGTGGGCTTCGAGATGGACCAGTCGTTTCATATCGGCCTGGGGGCGATCGGCGGAGACGGCGACACGCTCGTTCTGGTGACGGACAGCGGCGACGGCCCGTCGGCGGGGGAGCACCGGTCGACCGTATACGACGGCGACCAGTGGGAGTCGCTGTACGCGCTGTCCGGCGGGCAGGCCGACTACTGCTTCCTCGTCCAGGTGAGCCGCTGCGATCCGACGCAGCTTCCGACTGCGCTGTACGTCCCATCGGAGTATCCGACGATCGCCGAGGCGCTGGCGGCGGCCCATTACTGCGATACGGTGGTGATCGAAGACGGGATCTACACGATAGACAGCACCAATTGGATGGTGTGGAACCGGATGCCGATGATGGTGCGGTCAGCGAACGGGCCGGAGCATACAATCGTGCAGGTGGCGCTGGCGAACTACCCGCCGGCCATACTGATCCAGGCGAGCGACACGCTGCCGACAGTGGAGGGACTCGGCTTCCGGGCGGCCCCGGGCTGGCAGGGGGTCGGCATCAACGTCTCCTACTACGGTCCGACCATTCGCAACTGCGTCTTCCAGGGCGACCTCCAGGCCGGGATCGTGGCGGAGTTTGCCTATGTGAAGGTCGTGGATTGCCGCTTCCTCGGCGTGCAGCAGGGGGTCGCGTGCGATCACGGGCGCAATGTGCGGATGGAGGGCTGCACATTCTACGGCTGCGGTTTTGCCGGAGGCGGGCACGGATCGTACATCGATGTGCGCCGCTGCATCGCGGCCTACGGCGGTATGACGTTCTCATCCGACGAGTGCGGAGGCTACGGGGGGCAATGGGTCGAGTGCAGCGACCTCTACGGCAACACGGTGGATTGGCCGCCGGCCATCGAGCGGTACCGCACGTGGCTGGGCAACATGACCCGCCCGCCGATCTTCTGCGACACGGCGGCGGGGAATCTCGATATCGACGAACTCTCGCCGTGCGCCCCGGAAAGCCCGTTCAACACCTGCGGCGTCCTGATCGGGGCCGGACAGCCCGCCTGCCGGGTGTGCGATGACGGGGACGGCGACGGCTACTGCGCCGAACTGGACAACTGCCCGGCCGCGTACAATCCCGCACAGACTGATTCCGACGGCGACGGCAGCGGGGATCTCTGCGACGTGTGCCCGGAGGATTCGCTGAACGACGGCGACGGGGACGGGTTGTGCGCACAAGAGGACAACTGCCCGCTCGCGCATAACCCGGGGCAGGAGGATGAGGATGTCGACGGGGCCGGCGACGCCTGCGACAACTGCCTCGGTCTGCCTAACCCGGAGCAGGGTGATCTCGACCGCGACGGGACGGGGGACGCCTGCGACGCGTGCACAGACAGCGACGGCGACGGGTACGGGAACCCGGGGTACGCGGCCAACGAGTGTCCCGACGACAACTGCCCCGAGCTGAGCAACCCGGATCAGACGGATGTCGACGGGGACGGAATCGGGGACGCCTGCGACTGGTGCATTGACTCGGATGGCGACGGTTTCGCCGATCCCGGCTATTCGACCGAGTACTGCGGCGCCGACAATTGCCCCGGAGTCGCCAATGCCGATCAGGCCGACGGGGACGGGGACGGAGTCGGGGACGTGTGCGACAACTGCCCGGCTGCCGGCAATCCCGGCCAGGCGGACGGCGACGGCGACGGGATAGGGGACGCCTGCGACAATTGCCCGGCCCTGCCCAATGCCGAGCAGGCTAATGCCGATGGCGATACGCTCGGCGACCTCTGCGACGCCTGCCCGAACGATCCGGACAACGACGCCGACGAGGATCTTTTCTGCGCCGACGCCGATAACTGCCCGGCCGTGCCCAACCCGGACCAGGCGGATTTCGACGGCGACGGCGTGGGAGACGCCTGCTGCTGTATGCTTCGCGGCGACTGCACGGGGGACGGGACGGTGGCGGTGTCGGATCTGACGTTCGCGATCGCGTACCTGTTCCGGGGCGGAGTCTCGGCGGGCTGCCCCGCCCACATGGATGTGAACGGGGACGGTTCGCCGGCTGTGTCCGACCTGACCCTCCTGATCGGCTATCTCTTCCGCGGCGGCCCGGTGCCGGCGGCCTGTCCGTAA
- a CDS encoding NTP transferase domain-containing protein, which produces MPETRAAIVLAAGKGKRMKSDLPKVLHEIDGRPMVRILLDTLLPMRFERIVVVIGHKGEMVQEALRGCPVEFAWQREQLGTGHAVMMTKELLGDFAGTTLVAAGDVPFLSRRSLEALLDVHSRTGAAATCLSAVFANPYGYGRIVREGNTDMLAEIVEEKDASDEVRRIREINTGILCFDNRHLFAALTEIGRENAQGEYYLTDTIKVMHDKGLRVAVVTAENPDEVLGVNSVEQLAELARKFGYPAAGSGKYQ; this is translated from the coding sequence ATGCCCGAGACACGCGCAGCGATTGTCCTGGCGGCCGGCAAGGGAAAACGCATGAAGTCGGACCTGCCGAAGGTGCTGCATGAAATCGATGGCCGCCCGATGGTGCGGATCCTGCTGGATACGCTGCTGCCGATGCGGTTCGAGCGGATTGTCGTGGTGATCGGCCACAAGGGGGAGATGGTCCAGGAAGCGCTGCGCGGCTGCCCGGTCGAATTCGCCTGGCAGCGCGAGCAGCTGGGGACCGGGCACGCCGTCATGATGACGAAAGAACTCCTCGGCGATTTCGCCGGGACGACGCTGGTGGCGGCGGGGGATGTCCCGTTTCTCAGCCGCCGGTCGCTGGAAGCATTGCTGGACGTTCACAGCCGGACCGGGGCGGCGGCCACCTGTCTGTCGGCGGTGTTCGCGAACCCCTACGGCTACGGCCGGATCGTGCGGGAGGGAAATACCGACATGCTGGCGGAAATCGTGGAGGAGAAAGACGCCTCCGACGAGGTGCGCCGCATCCGGGAGATCAACACCGGCATTTTGTGTTTTGACAACCGCCACCTCTTCGCCGCGCTTACCGAGATCGGGCGGGAGAATGCACAGGGGGAATACTATCTGACGGACACGATTAAGGTGATGCATGATAAGGGCTTGCGGGTGGCCGTGGTGACTGCCGAAAACCCCGACGAGGTGCTTGGGGTCAACTCGGTCGAGCAGTTGGCCGAACTGGCCAGAAAATTCGGCTACCCGGCCGCCGGGAGCGGGAAATATCAGTGA
- the rsfS gene encoding ribosome silencing factor, whose protein sequence is MALAAGYLALSKKGFDVKILKLKEISSVCDYFVIASGDADVQVKAIARAIEDGLREQGIKPYQVEGAEAGNWVLIDYVDVVIHVFYEPTRRFYQLERLWGDAPAEELADAV, encoded by the coding sequence TTGGCCCTGGCGGCCGGTTATCTGGCGCTCTCCAAAAAGGGCTTTGACGTAAAAATCCTGAAGCTCAAAGAGATCTCGTCGGTGTGCGACTACTTCGTGATCGCCTCCGGCGACGCGGACGTTCAGGTGAAGGCGATCGCCCGGGCGATCGAGGACGGCTTGCGCGAACAGGGGATCAAGCCCTACCAGGTCGAAGGAGCTGAGGCCGGCAACTGGGTGCTCATCGATTATGTCGACGTCGTGATACATGTGTTCTACGAACCGACGCGGCGGTTCTACCAGCTGGAGCGCCTCTGGGGAGACGCGCCTGCGGAGGAGCTGGCCGACGCCGTGTGA
- the rho gene encoding transcription termination factor Rho encodes MEVADLKQKTIADLLKIAEELDIPGVSGLRKSELIYKIMESTSSGEGMILAEGVLEILEEGYGFLRSPSYNYLPGQDDIYVSPSQIKRFDLRTGDVISGQVRPPKDNERYFALLKIESVNFDDPEVAKHKTLFDNLTPLYPNVQFHLEVGAEEVTTRIIDLMCPIGKGQRALITSPPKAGKTIILQKIAQAITANHPEVILIVLLIDERPEEVTDMKRSVRGEVVSSTFDEPAERHVQVAHMVLEKAKRLTEYGKDVVILLDSITRLARAHNAVVPHSGKILSGGVDSNALHKPKRFFGAARNIEEGGSLTIIATALIETGSRMDEVIFEEFKGTGNMEMVLDRRLSDRRIFPAMDINRSSTRKEELLQDQDTLNKIWILRKFLAEMNPIEAMEFLLGRLKKTKNNAKFLASMKD; translated from the coding sequence ATGGAAGTTGCGGATCTGAAACAAAAGACAATCGCGGATCTCCTCAAAATCGCCGAGGAACTCGACATCCCGGGCGTCTCGGGATTGCGCAAGTCGGAACTGATCTACAAGATCATGGAGTCGACTTCCTCGGGCGAGGGGATGATACTGGCCGAAGGGGTGCTGGAGATTCTCGAGGAGGGGTACGGATTCCTGCGCTCGCCGTCCTACAACTATCTGCCCGGCCAGGACGACATCTACGTCTCCCCGTCGCAGATCAAGCGGTTCGATCTGCGGACCGGCGACGTGATCTCGGGGCAGGTCCGGCCGCCCAAAGACAACGAGCGGTATTTCGCCCTGCTGAAGATTGAGTCGGTCAATTTCGACGATCCCGAGGTGGCCAAGCACAAGACCCTCTTTGACAACCTCACCCCCCTCTACCCGAACGTGCAGTTCCACCTCGAGGTCGGTGCGGAGGAGGTCACGACCCGGATTATCGACCTCATGTGCCCGATCGGGAAGGGCCAGCGGGCGCTCATCACCTCGCCCCCGAAAGCGGGCAAGACGATCATCCTGCAGAAGATCGCCCAGGCGATCACCGCCAACCATCCCGAGGTGATCCTCATCGTGCTCCTCATCGACGAGCGGCCGGAGGAGGTCACAGACATGAAGCGGTCGGTGCGGGGCGAGGTGGTGTCCTCGACGTTCGACGAGCCGGCGGAGCGGCACGTGCAGGTGGCCCACATGGTGCTGGAGAAGGCCAAGCGGCTGACGGAGTATGGCAAGGACGTGGTGATCCTGCTCGACTCGATCACCCGGCTCGCCCGCGCCCACAACGCGGTCGTGCCGCACTCGGGCAAAATCCTCTCCGGGGGCGTCGACTCCAACGCCCTCCACAAGCCGAAACGGTTCTTCGGGGCGGCCCGCAACATCGAGGAGGGCGGGTCGCTGACGATCATCGCCACCGCCCTGATCGAAACCGGGTCGCGCATGGACGAAGTCATTTTCGAGGAGTTCAAGGGCACCGGCAACATGGAAATGGTGCTCGATCGCCGGCTCTCCGACCGGCGCATTTTCCCGGCCATGGACATCAACCGCTCATCGACCCGCAAGGAAGAACTCCTGCAGGACCAGGATACGCTCAACAAGATCTGGATTCTCCGCAAGTTCCTGGCGGAAATGAACCCGATCGAGGCCATGGAGTTCCTCCTCGGGCGGCTGAAGAAGACCAAGAACAACGCCAAATTCCTGGCCTCGATGAAGGACTGA